Below is a window of bacterium DNA.
CGCCCCGGCACCGGCGGCGCCCGCTCCGGCATCGGGAGGCTATGGCGCGCCGGCACCCAAGCCGGCGGCCCCGGCCTCCGGCGGCTACGGCGCCCCGGCTCCGGCGGCACCCGCCCCGGCCTCCGGCGGCTATGGCAAATAAACTGACGGACACAACACAGCGACCGGTCGTGGAGGTGCGTGAAGGATGAAGAAGATCCTCGTCGCCGTTGACGACACGAAGGGCTCGAAGGCCGCCGTCGCGACGTTCACGGCGTGCATCGCCGACTTCAAGCCGCTGGAAATGGTACTTGTGCACGTCGAGAAGATCGAAGGCCGCTCGCTCATGGACGAGATGCTCGGCGAGCCGGAGATGTCCACGCTGCGCGAGGCGGTCAAGGACACCGATCTGAAAGCGGTCCTCGACCGCAGGGCGGAGCGGATCTTCTCGTACTATCGTCCGGCGTTCGAGCTGGCCGGCTGCAAGAACGTCCGGACGGTCGTGCGCAGCGGCCACCCGGCCGAGGAGATCCTGGCGGTGGCCGCGGCGGAGCAGGCGGAGATGATCGTCGTCGGCGCGCGCGCCTCCGGCGCCACCCACCGGTTCATGGGGAGCGTGAGCCGGGAGGTCACCGACCACGCGGAGGTCCCCGTCCTCGTCGTCAGGAACCGGGAATAGGACGGGCCGCGCTCCCGCCGGCACCGGCTCTCGCGCATGAGCGCTGACGGCGGGAGCGCGCCGGTCCTCGTCCTCGGCGGCGGCCTCGCCGGGCTCGCCGCCGCGCACGCGCTGACGGCCGCCGGCCGCGAGGTTCTCGTCCTCGAGGCCGGCGACGTCGTCGGCGGGCTCTCGCGCACGGAGGTCTTCGGCGACTTCCGCTTCGACCTCGGCGGCCACC
It encodes the following:
- a CDS encoding universal stress protein is translated as MKKILVAVDDTKGSKAAVATFTACIADFKPLEMVLVHVEKIEGRSLMDEMLGEPEMSTLREAVKDTDLKAVLDRRAERIFSYYRPAFELAGCKNVRTVVRSGHPAEEILAVAAAEQAEMIVVGARASGATHRFMGSVSREVTDHAEVPVLVVRNRE